tcgatgaatcaatatgctgaggCATATGTTcaagagattgttagacttcatgggatACCAGTGTCAATTGTTTCTGATCGTGATCCAAGATTTACATCTGAATTCTGGAATAGTTTACATAGAGCTCTGGGTACAAAGTTGGCCTTCAGCacagcttatcatcctcagagtgaTGGACAATTAgaacgagttattcagattcttgagGACATGTTAAGAGCCTGCATTATTGATTTTCCTGGAAGGTGGGATTTGAAGCTTCCTCTTGTGGAATTCACatataataatagctatcagtcctcgattggcatggcaccttaTGAAGCTCTGTATGGGAGAAGGTGTCGTTCACCTTTgttttgggatgaagtaggtgaAAGAAAGATGTTAGGACCAGAGTTGGTTCAACAAATGGTTGATGTTGTAGCATTGATTTCGAGAAAGAATGAAAACTGCCGAGTctcgacagaaaagctatgcaGATGTTCGAAGAAGGCCTTTGGCATTCGAGATAGGTGATCACGTGTTTGTTAAGATAGCTCCTCTCAAGGgagttatgagatttggaaagaaggggAAGTTGAGTCCTCTTTTTATTGGACCTTTTGAGATTCTCGACAGAATTGGCGAGCGAGCTTATCGAGTGGCTTTGCCTCCGGATTTGGATAGAGTGCATAATGTATTTCATGTCTCAATGCTTCGTAAATATGTATCGAATCCAACTCATGTACTTCGTCACGAACCACTAGACTTAACGCCAAATTTGAGTTATCATGAGCGACCGGTACAAATAATGGATCGAAAGGTTAAAGTGCTTAGAAACAAAGAAATTGGGATCGTGAAGGTGTTATGGAGTAATCATATCATCGAAGAAGCAACATGGGAACCTGAGGAAGAGATGTAGCAACTTTATCTTGACTTGTTTACGTCTTGAGGTAaatttcggggacaaaatttttataaggggAGGAGAATTGTAATAGCCGAtcgttcatgtcttttattatgaattacggtatttttattttgatggtttatggctttacattatgatatgaatgttatagaatggaatagataatggacgGGTAGAATAGAAGGTTGAATTTGagttaaataggtaatggaagtgctgtAAGAGTATGgaactgtggcagtagttgtgatttttagcataatgttttgtttATTGATCCAATCGATGTGAGGcctctttcattagaaagataagatataaggctataactttcgtgttttgagttttgttcaaatcattagagAAGagaagccaaaagcgccccgaagtgtgtcgtgcgtatcgtcgttcctacaatgacacatgttgggagaatgagcataactatttactcagaccttcaaatgacatgaggccaattgaagatgaaagccaagacatagggttacaattttcatgtttaccactttttctaaTTCGGACGGGAAGAAGCGTTTCGGAAGCGATCTTTACAGTAGCTGTGCGTAGAGCggcacccgagcggtaagaaactaccgcccgagcgccactgctTCTGGATTTTTTAGTTTTGGGCAGTAAGTttggcgctagggcggtaatatgtgaccgcccgagcgcccagcaagttaaaaagcgtgttttgaggttttggaaggcataaaatcgaatgggatcatctttttactcattttccttCTCCTTCTTTTCTCTCCATCGGCTTGGAAGCTAGGGTTTCTCATTTCTCCTTTCTTCCAAggcattaatctttgattgaagccttaatttttgcttggagattagaagttcttctcctgaAGAGTCTAGGaacaaggtaagaaagcttattttccttgggttagtgattgaaggaAAGATATTGGGTTGTTTGGTTTAAATGTTGAGGTAAGgtttttaatataatgattaatgatattattattgatattgtgttGTAGGAATCCCTCAAGAACTAAGCAACTACTTGTATATTGGGTTGTAAGTAGACTTTTCctttgaatgcatctcatgagctatgtatatgataaatgaagtttctattgattttagctcctttaaatcattgattatgtatattgtatgtattgatatattgaAAAGAGATGGAATTGATGCcaagggcaaagtaaaggagctaaggTTTTAGCACACACACcacgtgtttgataaaatgtttcaatgaatgtttttatggcttGATGGTTATATGGTATTGTGGTGTTATCTATGGTAATTCTAAACTCACTTGACTGAAGTTGATCAACATAATGACATGTACTgtgactgattttgactgaGACGTACATGTGTACCATTGGCATATGACCTATCAATGCCATATGaatgaaaaaaaatgaattGTTCTATAGATGTcatcttataattgttataTACGCATTTTATTGACTGATGGCATATTATGGTTAAGAAATGGtatggattccttctttactctatggtatatgtacttgttatttaaaggtctacttgctgagtttttataactcatttcaATTATGTTCATGAGATGCAGATGCAGATAACCGAGACTAATACGTCGTGGTGTCGAGACGGAAGAAGGAAATGTGCCAAGCTTGGAGGAAGGATGCAATGATTATTTTGTCGATGGATGGTTAAGAAAGTATTTTGTTTTGTAATGGTTGGAGTTGGCTAATATATTTTGTTGTAACCCACCTGTTATCTTGGGAGTTTAAATTTGTCTCAATTATTTTGGTAATCAATTGGAATGCTTTTGATTTTGTATATCTTTATGTATTAGTTGTGGGAAATTTTTTGGCATATTGGTTTTATTGCTGTGAGACAGGATATGAGTTCCTTTTTACGGGGAAACTctgtcaaaatttttaaagcACTTACTTTCCTCCAAGTCTATTTTTAAAAGCTTCCGCATTATAgagtttaatattttaaaacggGTCAGGGTGTCACAAAAAACCACCGACAAGGAAGCTGTCATCAACTTCTTTCCGACCCTGTGCCTCTGTGAGGTAATTATATCGCCCTAAAAGGTCCTTCTTCAAACATCGGACCGCATCATGAAAGGCTACTCTACCCCACGGATAGCTGTTAAACCTATCCAAATCATCTATAAGCCTCAGGTATTTAGGATCGATCTTATTCGTTTTTTTCCTAGTCCCCTCACCGAACACAAAACAACAGAAGTAAAGACTAGCCATCTTTAACTTCTCCACGTCTATACCAGTCTCATTCTGCACTTGAACACTCATCTTTGCCTCCAATTCACTCAAAACAATCTCAAACTTACCGCCAAAGTGTCTGGAGCCAAAGACACCTCCCTCTGGTACATCTACAGGCTCTGTACCGCAAACGAGGCCGATTATTAAACAATACTCTAACAAAGAAAATCTAACTGGCCTCTTGCGCACCACCATCCAAAACTCATCACTACCCGTGTCAACTATCTGATTACTCATCAAATACCACATAATTtgactataaatatttaaatctctATGATACCTAACCAAATTACCAAAAGGAGACTGCTCCAAAAAAAGGGCTCTCTCGTCGTTGTTGTGGTAGTGAAAAATCTTCTCCGAAACCTCTTTATATCTTGATTCGAGTGTCAACTTGCAGTGAAAAATTGCATCCCTGCCTAGTTTTCTCGGCAAATATACCTGTCACAAATACAAATATattagaataaaaagtaatattaaaCTGAACCAGCAAGCGTTGGTCGACCAACCCAACGTTTGGTCGACCACAGCTTCTTCGTCGACAAGGGCTTCTTGGTCGACCAAGCGAAGCGTTGGTCGACCAACCCTCGCTTGGTCGATCAAGAAGCCCTTTCTTCCTCAACATCTCAACACACGCACCTTTTCTTCCTCAACACGGCGGTTCTACCATTTCTTTCTCAACACACGCACAaagaatccaaaaacataaaaaaagtGAACATACCATATTTTGGTCAACCATTTCTCGGATGCGttgcaaaaaaattaattgaagaaGTGTTTCGTCGATTCACAAGCACGGATTTAGTCGACGGGAAAACGAGTGAAGTCGACTGCTGCGTAGGGTTGAAAGTAAAGTGAAGAAATTTAGAGGAGTGAAGAAGGGTTAatcaattttaaacttaaagACTGCTGCGTAGGGTTGAAAGTAAAGTGAAGAAATTTAGAGGAGCGAAGAAGGGTTAatcaattttaaacttaaaatataaggacatttacgtaaattaacatcaaaatgtttttttttaaataagtcCGGATGGACTCCTTTTCCCTAAATTATCCCCCAAGGAAGAAATAGCGCATTCTCTGAACAAAAATGGCAGTGTCGCAGCCCAGCCGATCAAGAGATCTGGATAAGCTCCTCCTTCGACCCGGACTTCTTGTTGGCTCGTCTTTTGAGCCCGGCTCTGAAGTAAATCTCTTTCTAGCCTCGTTTGGTGTGTTTTCCTCTTGCGTAATTTCACAAACATTTGGTGTGTGTTTTGTTTTCCAAATATAAATATCTATCTGATGGTTGTTGATTTTACGAATTGTTGTTAATGGGTGCAGTTAAGAGATGACATAAAAGAGTATGTGAAAGTTTTAGTGGTTGGCGCAGGTGGGCTGGGCTGCGAATTGTTGAAGGACTTGGCTTTGACTGGGTTTCGTAATCTAGACGTGATTGACATGGACCGTATCGAGGTCACTAACCTGAATCGCCAGTTCCTCTTCAGGTACATTTGATGTTACTTTAATTGCGAAAGCTTGTAGCGTTATTGTGGCGTGGACTTAACTGGTCAGGCATGGCAGGAAACTAATTTAAAGTTTGTCAACTGAAGATGTTATATTTCAGTGTTGTTTGATTAAGGGATGTACATATTATTTCGTTTGTGATTATGTGGTGGTAGGACAGGTGATGTAAAGTGTATATTGGGTAACTTATATTTCTCAAGCAACTTGTGCTTGACATATGAAATATCGAGTTCATTCTTAAGTATTTATGCAATTGTCAATTGAGTTTATATTGTTAAGTTTACTTTGGTGAAAATTATTTGCAGCCTTGTTATTTTTTATGCAGGCTTCAAGACGTAGGAAAGCCGAAGGCTGAAGTTGCTGCAAAACGAGTCATGGAAAGGGTTGGTGATGTAAATATCACACCACATTTCTGTCGCATTGAGGATAAACCTTTGGACTTCTACAGTGATTTCAGCATAATTGTCTTAGGTCTTGATTCAATTGAGGCTCGTAGCTATATCAATGCGGTGGCCTGCGGCTTTCTTGGTTTGACTCTATTCTTACAGTCAGTTATACTCTCGTAGTCATAGACATTAGGAGCTTTAAACCTTTAAGTTCACATTGTTTCCTTAAAGTTGCATTAGAAAATGAGAAGCTTCAAGAGAACTATACCTTTTAAACTCATTCCTTTCCCTATTTGCTCATTCTGTCAATATAATTATTGATTGTTAGAAATCCTTACTTTATGGCTGCGATGAGTGGGCGAGAAAATGTTTTGCCCTTGCCGGAATTGGACTGTAAACCTCATGTTATGAACAATTTGTAAGGTTGATCTGATGGTCCATGCTTGGTGAAGttttattcactaaaagacGGAAAGAGAATATGCAATATCCAGAACAAAGTGAGCGTAGATCCAAAAAGTACTTGCTCTATAGGACTGTCCTGTTTAAGCAGTGGAGAACTGAGACAAGCATATTTTCCTAGCATGTTAACTGTCTTTGATGACTTTAGTTCATGTAATTTCTTATGTGTAAAGTATGAACTAAGTGACTAGTGATGTTTGAGAAAAGATCAATGTAACCAACTTCAACTAGTTAGGAACTAAGGCTTGTGGAGTGACACTGATTGTGATTAGCTTCGGTGGCATTGGTTTTTCATTATTTTGGTATTTTAGGTTCGTTATAGGCTAAATAGGTGTGCAAGTGTGGGCTTATCCGTTATTAAGTAAAAATCCAcaaggttttgggctgaagtTATCCATTCATGTATAAAGTAAGTCCTTGTTTGGTTGAGGCAAAATATTGCATTCAATCTTTCAGAATACCTTGAGTTTTTCAGATGTCATTATTTTATGTTGCTTATGTTGTTTTCTATACATTTtctattgttattcaaaataatGAGACATGTAGCaaataatcaagaaaacaatGCTGGAAATGAGAAATATGAATTCGCTGACACTTGAACTAGTGTTAGGTCTGTGTCTTACAGCCATCTTGACGATTTCTAAGCAATCACATTGTCCAGGCGATCTACAACAACTGTGTTTTTCTATCTTTATTAAATACCTCGGAACAATAATTTTATGtcatatttatgaaatttgaacTTAATCTGTAGTAAAATGGGGGTCTCAATGCATTCTAACCCCATTGAATCACACCTACCTTGTTCCCCTGGTATACTTAGTAGTAATAATATGGAAATCCACTCTCAGACACAGGCACGGGAAATTTTTCCACTCTTGTATTCCACTAGATTTGGCTATCTTGTAGGGTTTTGGTGTTTCCTAGGAGTATATTACCTGTTTGCAAAATATTTTGTACACAAAAGGAAGACAACCTTTCCTGTCGGACTGACTTGAATTCTTTCTTATATAATCAACAAGAGTATAACTCCGATGATGAACCTGTTGAAGAAACTGTCAAACCTATGGTAGATGGTGGAACTGAAGGATTCAAGGGTCACGCCAGGATTATAATCCCTGGAGCTACACCTTGTTTTGAGTGTACCATATGGCTGTTTCCGCCTCAAGTCAAATTTCCTTTGTGCACTCTAGCAGAAACGCCTAGAACTGCTGCACATTGTATCGAATATGCTCATTTGATAAAATGGGATGAGGTGAGCATATTGGTGAATTATATTTTCATCGTTGTCATCATTGAGAATACCTTTGCATCACATTGTGAGCATATATTTTACCATGGATCAGGTTCATAGTGGGAAAAGTTTCGATCCAGATAATCCTGAACACATGCAGTGGGTTTATTCAGAGGTAAAATTCGGTGCATATCTGTTGACTACCAAAATTGAAAGAAGATTGTTTTTTCGTGATTTCCTTCCTCTGCTCCTTTGACTTGCATATTTCAAATCTCACAGGCTGTCAAGAGGGCGGAGCTCTTTGGAATTCCTGGGGTTACATATTCTTTGACTCAAGTGAGCACTTTGATTTACATCCTTTATATTAGCTGCACGTTTTCAAGTTTTAAATGCTATTAGGGTTACTTATATAGCTCCAATCATTTTTTAGCTTGTgacaaataatttaattactGTCCGTAATGTCTCACTCGGTTATATGCAACTCTAACATAGAAGAAAGATTAATCACGAAAGGAATATTGTCTTAACTGAAAACAAAGAACCTAGAGAATAATTGCTCTGTACAATTCTCCCTCTGCCTAGCAAGATGCTAGTGCTCACTCAACAAGAATGTAACTGGATACTCTCTCATACCCTCTAACTGCTATTTTATCCCTCCCCCCTCTTCACGTGTTTTCCCTTTATTTCTCCTAGCATACATTTTTACAATCTCGGGCTTCTCATTTTCAATCATTCTTGGGCCCTCTGAATTTGATGTTCCTGGGCCCAATGGATCAAAGTCTCACATTTGGATCTGGATTCATAACAATTCCGGCATCCTCAAACATCGCCTTGCCCTCAAGAAGAAAATCAGGAAATTGTCTTTGGAAGTCTTCCAGGttctcccatgtagcttcctcatCAGACAGTCCTTTCCATCACACCAGGAGCTGCTAATATGGCTGCCCTGTTAAGTGTTTAATCCTCCCTGCTAAAATCATATAAGGTTCAAAAGTTATGAGTAAATCGGTGTCCAATTCCTCTGATAATTTGATCTCTGCATCGGTGTTACCCACTGCTTTTTTCAAGCATGAAACATGAAAAACTGGATGTACCCTAGACCCCTCGGGTAACTGCAACCTGTAGGCAATTGTCCCCACCTTTTTTTCGATCTTAAAAGGCCCATGGAACCTGCTAGTTAATTTCTGAACAACTGTGGTGCAAACTGAGTTTTGCCAATGTGGTCACAACTTCAAATATACCATGCCCCCTTCCTGAAAATGAACCTCCCTCCGCTTTATGTTAGCATGTTTCGTCATGTGTTGATGAGCCCTTTCAAGATTATATTTTAGCTGCCTTACGAGCTCATCCCTATCCCACAACGCCTGCGATACCTCTGCTACCACTATCTCTCTAGGAAGAAATCAAATCATGCTCGGTAGTTTGCGTCCCACTTCGAACAGACTCATCCCTGCCAATGTTTGATAGAAAGGTATTGTACCTATATTTTGCCCAATGTAGCCACTTAGCCCAATTTTGGGTTGCTCCGAACAGTAGCAATGTAAATAAATCTCAACGTACTTATTCAAAACCTCACTCTGTCCATCGGTTTCCGGGTGATACGATGTACTCATTTTAAGTTGAGTCCCTTGGAGCCTGAAATGTTCTGATGAAAAAAGACTTATAAATACAGCATCTCTGTCACTCACATTCGTCTTTGGAACCCCATGATATTCACCACATTTTTTATAAACACCTGAGCCACTATACTTGCTTTGTAGGGATGTTTCCACAAACAAAAGTGTCCATAATTGGACAACTTGTCAATCACAACTAATATAACATCATATCCTTTTGATTTTGGAAGTCCGGTAATAAAATCCATCGCTAAATCCTCCCAAATCACCTTCGGGAGAGCCAACGACTGTAGCAACCCCGCAGGCTTGGTGGcttcatattttttataaacacCTGAGCCACTATACTTGCTTTGTAGGGATGTTTCCACAAACAAAAGTGTCCATAATTGGACAACTTGTCAATCACAACTAATATAACATCATATCCTTTTGATTTTGGAAGTCCGGTAATAAAATCCATGGCTAAATCCTCCCAAATCACCTTCGGGAGAGCCAACGACTGTAGCAACCCCGCAGGCTTGGTGGcttcatatttttgttgtgaCAGATTATGCACTGAGCCACAAACTTACTTACATCTTTCTTCATTACTTTCCAATAAAAATTGCTCGCCATCCTTTTATACGTTCGTAATGCTCCAGAATGACACCAACTGGGGTGTTATGAAACTCCTTTAAAAACTTGGAGACCCACTGCGAAGATTGCGGAACTACCAATCTGTCTTTCTGCAACGAACAATCATTGACTAAGGTATAATGTGTGCTGCCCCCATCTTCCCTTCTCGAAGCTTATCAATTCTTGATCTTCCCAAACTGCCTTTTCAATCTCATTTCTACTTTTGTTAAAACAACCAAGTCGCCTCTGTCCTCTCTTCGTGACAAAGCATCTGCTGCCCCATTATCCGACCCTACCTTATACTTGATTTCAAACTTGTAGCTGAGTAGTTTGGCCAACCAATATTGTTGGTCTGGAGTGGTAATTCGTTGCTGCAAGAGGCTTCTTAATGGTTATGGTCCGTAATCACCATAAACTTTCGCCCCGAAAGATAATGGCGCCAATGTTGAACAGCTGTGACACCGAAACCATTAACTGTCTTTCATATGTTGACTTTGTTAATGCTCTATCGGCCAGCGCCTTGTTGTAGTAGGCGATGGGCCTGCCCTCTTGGACTACACTGCCCCTAGACCCACTCCTGATGCATCACACTCCATGTgtggacccgggctctaactcaattatctttgggattaagtggatctttgctagaaaatgggtcataaaaaaaatttcttttaaacattataaattattgtaTATGATCATACGCATGTGATAACtctgtttatttcattaaaaggagtacatgtcttgttccatttcatttatacaaactagtgttgaTAACAAACTACATATCCCATGTAGAACATCTAGTTGTCTTCTACGCCtgaaatcaccacgctatccaatctcagtcacgctctccttgaccctgatcctgtccttgttccacctgttgtcatgcacacatacagacacaacaacagccggatactccggtgagaacaaatccatCCCAGTATAACACAATGTATCATGCATATCATGCAAGCATATGTAAGATATAAAGCATAAATCAAGAACATGTATCTAATCTAGAACATAGATCAAAAGAATGCTATACATCAAATCTTGAACTTcaaatctttgactcgactccaatctaagtctagggattccggtgtgaataagacgtaacaatctcccacctaccctcccaatcggggtggcggtacgtcttattcccggACTTCGGCCCTCTCTGTGTCGAAtctacaatagaagtcgatctttTCCTACGTACCTCGACACTACCGAACATCCGGtatcttggcatatctgccaacgACTCACCTATCTCACGTGCACTAttataattctataaacaaggcataaccatatcaaattataaacaatctagtatgtgattttgggaaactcaaataaggtctaatttgagttgtgtcttcccgaatca
The Primulina tabacum isolate GXHZ01 chromosome 9, ASM2559414v2, whole genome shotgun sequence DNA segment above includes these coding regions:
- the LOC142504628 gene encoding NEDD8-activating enzyme E1 catalytic subunit-like isoform X1; amino-acid sequence: MAVSQPSRSRDLDKLLLRPGLLVGSSFEPGSELRDDIKEYVKVLVVGAGGLGCELLKDLALTGFRNLDVIDMDRIEVTNLNRQFLFRLQDVGKPKAEVAAKRVMERVGDVNITPHFCRIEDKPLDFYSDFSIIVLGLDSIEARSYINAVACGFLEYNSDDEPVEETVKPMVDGGTEGFKGHARIIIPGATPCFECTIWLFPPQVKFPLCTLAETPRTAAHCIEYAHLIKWDEVHSGKSFDPDNPEHMQWVYSEAVKRAELFGIPGVTYSLTQGVVKNIIPAIASTNAIISAACALETLKIVSGCSKTLSNYLTYNGVEGLHTKVTEFVKDKDCLVCGPGILIELERSITLKKFIEQLEDHPRLLLTRVSVTHRGKNLYMQAPPVLEEMTRSNLDLSLFEQMGKISKDIIHVNGMSGKGDKKQSCLRKLRIVFKGVDGVADIDVAGGA
- the LOC142504628 gene encoding NEDD8-activating enzyme E1 catalytic subunit-like isoform X2, with the protein product MDRIEVTNLNRQFLFRLQDVGKPKAEVAAKRVMERVGDVNITPHFCRIEDKPLDFYSDFSIIVLGLDSIEARSYINAVACGFLEYNSDDEPVEETVKPMVDGGTEGFKGHARIIIPGATPCFECTIWLFPPQVKFPLCTLAETPRTAAHCIEYAHLIKWDEVHSGKSFDPDNPEHMQWVYSEAVKRAELFGIPGVTYSLTQGVVKNIIPAIASTNAIISAACALETLKIVSGCSKTLSNYLTYNGVEGLHTKVTEFVKDKDCLVCGPGILIELERSITLKKFIEQLEDHPRLLLTRVSVTHRGKNLYMQAPPVLEEMTRSNLDLSLFEQMGKISKDIIHVNGMSGKGDKKQSCLRKLRIVFKGVDGVADIDVAGGA